A genomic segment from Candidatus Pacearchaeota archaeon encodes:
- the nrdR gene encoding transcriptional regulator NrdR, with the protein MKCIYCGHKETKVTNKRDINDFVRRRRECLRCKKRFTTYEKAEIDLIVIKKDGRREKFNREKLRNGILKACEKRPIAIEKIDKVIAEIEEELRKRGKEIKTKIIGEIVMKKLKKLDKIAYIRFASVYREFKDISDFKNVMKEV; encoded by the coding sequence ATGAAATGTATTTATTGTGGCCACAAAGAAACGAAAGTAACTAATAAAAGGGATATAAATGATTTTGTTAGAAGGAGGAGAGAATGTTTAAGATGTAAAAAAAGATTTACAACTTATGAAAAAGCAGAAATAGATTTGATTGTTATAAAAAAAGATGGGAGAAGAGAAAAATTTAATAGAGAAAAATTAAGAAACGGTATATTAAAAGCATGTGAGAAAAGACCAATAGCAATAGAAAAAATTGATAAGGTTATAGCAGAAATAGAGGAAGAATTAAGAAAAAGAGGAAAAGAAATAAAAACTAAGATTATAGGGGAAATAGTAATGAAAAAATTAAAAAAATTAGATAAAATAGCTTATATTCGATTTGCTTCAGTTTATAGAGAATTTAAAGATATAAGTGATTTTAAAAATGTAATGAAAGAGGTATAA
- a CDS encoding ribonucleoside triphosphate reductase, with product MGIEKIIKRDGRIEKFDQEKITNAIRKAVKAVGGTDLEKRPKYLSDLIVKEIEKNIVSKGRIPQVEEVQDIVEKILVENGHYQTAKAYILYRNTHKELRELKGLFDTIEVVDEYLNGQDWTIRENSNMGFSLQGLNNFISNKIVPKYWLRKIYPEKIRKAHENGDIHIHDLGILGPYCVGWDLEDLLITGITGVPGKVEASPAKHLRTALGQICNFLYTLQGEAAGAQAFSNFDTFLAPFVRKDNLSYKDVKQCLQEFLFNLNVPTRVGFQTPFTNITLDLKVPQHMKDKAVIIGGKLENLVYKEFQEEMNMINKAFAECMLEGDAKGRVFTFPIPTYNITKDFDWQNTSYDLIWEMTAKYGIPYFSNFINSDMKPEDARSMCCRLRLDKRELSKRGGGLFGSNPLTGSIGVVTINLPRIGYLCKDEKSFFTRLEELMEICKDSLEIKRKVIENLTEKGLYPYSKFYLRNIKQRFNEYWKNHFSTIGILGMNEAIMNLMPNENIATEEGRKFAINVLDFMREKLRKYQDETNNLYNLEATPGEGTTYRFARIDKKRFPDIIVANEEAVKKGYAPYYTNSTQLPVNYTDDIFEALTLQDDLQIRYTGGTVFHCFVGEKLKGNDVKNLVKKIAENFKLPYFTITPTFSVCPEHGYLSGKHEICHKCMSIGKKTETEVYSRIVGYLRPIHQWNDGKQAEFYDRKMFNIYK from the coding sequence ATGGGAATTGAAAAAATAATAAAAAGAGACGGTAGAATAGAAAAATTTGATCAGGAAAAAATAACCAATGCAATAAGAAAAGCAGTAAAAGCAGTTGGCGGAACAGATTTAGAAAAGAGACCTAAATATCTTTCAGATTTAATTGTTAAAGAAATAGAAAAAAATATAGTAAGTAAAGGAAGAATACCACAAGTAGAAGAAGTACAAGACATTGTAGAAAAAATTTTAGTTGAAAATGGGCATTATCAAACAGCAAAAGCCTATATTTTATATCGTAATACACATAAAGAGCTAAGAGAATTAAAAGGACTTTTTGATACAATAGAGGTGGTAGATGAATATCTTAATGGACAGGATTGGACAATAAGAGAAAATTCAAACATGGGTTTTTCACTTCAAGGATTAAATAATTTTATTTCAAATAAAATAGTTCCAAAATATTGGTTAAGAAAAATTTATCCAGAAAAAATAAGAAAAGCCCACGAAAATGGAGATATTCACATTCATGATCTAGGAATTCTAGGACCTTATTGTGTTGGTTGGGATTTAGAAGATTTATTAATTACAGGAATAACAGGTGTACCAGGAAAAGTCGAAGCTTCTCCGGCAAAACACTTAAGAACAGCTTTAGGGCAAATATGTAACTTTCTTTATACATTACAAGGAGAAGCTGCTGGTGCTCAAGCCTTTTCAAATTTTGATACATTTTTAGCTCCATTTGTAAGAAAAGATAATTTAAGTTATAAAGATGTTAAACAATGTTTACAAGAATTTTTATTTAATTTGAATGTACCAACAAGAGTAGGTTTTCAAACTCCTTTTACAAATATAACTTTAGACTTAAAAGTACCACAACATATGAAAGATAAAGCAGTTATAATCGGAGGAAAATTAGAAAATTTAGTTTATAAAGAATTTCAAGAAGAAATGAATATGATAAATAAAGCATTTGCAGAATGTATGTTAGAAGGAGATGCAAAGGGAAGAGTTTTTACTTTTCCTATTCCAACATACAATATAACTAAAGATTTTGATTGGCAAAATACTAGTTATGATTTAATTTGGGAAATGACAGCTAAATATGGAATTCCTTACTTTTCAAATTTCATAAATTCTGATATGAAACCAGAAGATGCAAGAAGCATGTGTTGTAGATTAAGACTAGACAAAAGAGAATTAAGTAAAAGAGGGGGAGGTTTATTTGGTTCTAATCCATTAACAGGATCTATAGGAGTAGTTACTATTAATCTTCCACGTATAGGTTATCTTTGCAAAGATGAAAAATCTTTTTTTACTAGATTAGAAGAATTAATGGAAATTTGTAAGGATAGCTTAGAAATAAAAAGAAAAGTAATAGAAAACCTTACAGAAAAAGGATTATATCCTTATTCAAAATTTTATTTAAGAAATATAAAACAAAGATTTAATGAATATTGGAAAAATCATTTTTCTACTATAGGAATTTTAGGAATGAATGAAGCAATAATGAACTTAATGCCTAATGAAAATATCGCAACAGAAGAAGGAAGAAAATTCGCAATAAATGTTCTAGATTTTATGAGAGAGAAATTAAGAAAATATCAAGATGAAACAAATAATTTATATAACTTAGAAGCAACTCCTGGAGAAGGAACTACATATAGATTCGCAAGAATAGATAAAAAAAGATTTCCAGATATAATAGTAGCAAATGAAGAAGCTGTGAAAAAAGGTTATGCACCTTATTATACTAATTCTACACAACTTCCTGTAAATTATACAGATGATATTTTTGAAGCTCTTACATTACAAGATGATTTACAAATAAGATATACTGGTGGAACTGTTTTTCACTGCTTTGTTGGGGAAAAATTAAAAGGAAATGACGTTAAGAATTTAGTTAAAAAAATAGCAGAAAATTTTAAACTACCTTATTTTACTATAACACCAACTTTTTCTGTTTGTCCAGAACACGGCTATTTATCAGGAAAACATGAAATATGCCATAAATGTATGAGCATAGGGAAAAAAACAGAAACAGAAGTATATTCAAGAATAGTAGGTTATTTAAGACCTATACATCAGTGGAATGATGGAAAGCAAGCAGAATTTTATGATAGAAAAATGTTCAATATTTATAAATGA
- a CDS encoding anaerobic ribonucleoside-triphosphate reductase activating protein has product MRIIGLEKNSFIDYSGKCSLVIFTKGCNFNCPTCHNKIAVKPNKRTNLIKEEEIFYYLEKRKKFIDGLVISGGEPTIQKDLISFLEKCKKEKIQIKLDTNGYKPDILEEILEKNLVDYVALDIKGPKNIYSDLVGINIDIKRIEESIKIVSKFSEYEFRTTIVPIKRNKDYISWMKIEELKDTLEWVYNIIKNKESKYFLQKFFSREEKQMLNKNFSLNYLSKELHETPNYLIEEMKKIAKKYFPKIEIRD; this is encoded by the coding sequence ATGAGAATAATAGGTTTAGAGAAAAATTCTTTTATAGATTATTCTGGTAAATGTTCCCTTGTTATTTTTACTAAAGGCTGTAATTTTAATTGTCCTACTTGTCATAATAAAATTGCTGTAAAACCAAATAAAAGAACAAATTTAATAAAAGAAGAAGAAATTTTTTATTATTTAGAAAAAAGAAAAAAATTTATTGATGGTTTAGTTATTTCTGGTGGAGAACCAACTATACAAAAAGATTTAATTTCTTTTTTAGAAAAGTGTAAAAAAGAAAAAATACAAATAAAATTGGATACAAATGGCTATAAACCAGATATTTTAGAAGAAATTTTAGAGAAAAATCTTGTAGATTATGTTGCTTTAGATATTAAAGGGCCTAAAAATATTTATTCAGATTTAGTAGGAATTAACATAGATATTAAAAGAATTGAAGAAAGTATAAAAATAGTAAGCAAATTTTCAGAATACGAATTTAGAACAACTATCGTACCTATAAAAAGGAATAAAGATTATATTTCTTGGATGAAAATTGAAGAATTAAAAGATACTTTAGAATGGGTTTATAATATAATAAAAAATAAAGAATCAAAATATTTTCTACAAAAATTTTTTTCAAGAGAAGAAAAACAAATGTTAAATAAAAATTTCTCTTTAAATTATTTATCAAAAGAATTACATGAAACTCCAAATTATTTAATAGAAGAAATGAAAAAAATAGCAAAGAAATATTTTCCAAAAATAGAGATAAGAGATTAA
- a CDS encoding DUF2268 domain-containing putative Zn-dependent protease (predicted Zn-dependent protease with a strongly conserved HExxH motif), with amino-acid sequence MEVDIINIFNSNKKISVKIVNLLDKSKLLNDKEKFFDSLLDDIKNDGEKNHVGGFLNENLLKNQLEREIFDKRIIKVSINTYKKLKIKDIKHLIKEVISHVKAFLNSKKILVYVFPTFSNFIIKKMNGCSGFLAYKNIIHIYLYPTKNWKTNFKCTLLHEFAHCIQPYYSYKMNLFDHLIAEGLAEHFQMAFTKKRNAIYYTSKDNKKMEASVLTFGIGLQRILFSIIDSNRNNKSINFPEEIRPFEYAIVLHKGEQELAERCYSFLKAKNKDVYIDDRDLNFKDKMDYADFLNVPYKIIIGKNSLNSKLEIKTSKDVTIYKTLEELI; translated from the coding sequence ATGGAAGTTGATATAATTAATATTTTTAATTCAAATAAAAAAATTTCTGTGAAAATAGTTAATTTATTGGACAAATCAAAACTCTTAAATGATAAAGAGAAATTTTTTGATAGTTTATTAGATGATATAAAAAATGATGGAGAAAAAAATCACGTAGGAGGATTTTTAAATGAAAACTTATTAAAAAACCAGTTAGAAAGAGAAATTTTTGACAAAAGAATAATTAAAGTTTCAATAAATACGTATAAAAAACTAAAAATTAAAGATATAAAACATTTAATAAAAGAAGTTATTAGTCATGTTAAAGCTTTTTTAAATTCTAAAAAAATTTTAGTTTATGTTTTTCCTACATTTTCGAACTTTATAATCAAAAAAATGAATGGTTGTAGTGGCTTTCTTGCTTACAAAAACATTATTCATATTTATTTATACCCGACAAAAAACTGGAAAACAAACTTTAAATGCACTCTTTTACACGAATTTGCTCATTGTATACAACCTTACTATTCTTATAAAATGAACCTTTTCGATCATCTAATTGCTGAAGGTTTAGCAGAACATTTTCAAATGGCCTTTACTAAAAAAAGAAATGCTATTTATTATACTTCTAAAGATAACAAAAAAATGGAGGCTTCTGTTTTGACTTTTGGTATTGGTTTACAAAGAATCCTATTTTCTATTATAGATTCAAATAGGAATAATAAAAGTATCAATTTTCCGGAAGAAATCAGGCCTTTTGAATATGCTATTGTATTGCACAAAGGGGAACAGGAATTAGCAGAGAGATGCTATTCTTTTTTAAAAGCAAAAAACAAAGATGTTTACATTGATGATAGAGACCTAAATTTTAAAGATAAAATGGATTATGCTGATTTTCTTAATGTTCCTTATAAAATAATTATAGGAAAAAACTCATTAAATTCGAAATTAGAAATTAAAACTTCAAAGGATGTTACTATATATAAGACACTTGAGGAACTAATATGA
- a CDS encoding LD-carboxypeptidase, whose amino-acid sequence MIKPKKLEKGDTIAFIAPAGGLAALVKHRLTLAKSYFEKNGYKVKIYPTALKNIGFSSDTPENRAKDVNDSFSNPDVKMILCTIGGNSSHQILDI is encoded by the coding sequence ATGATAAAGCCTAAAAAATTAGAAAAAGGAGATACCATTGCTTTTATTGCCCCAGCAGGTGGTTTAGCGGCATTAGTAAAGCATAGATTAACATTAGCTAAATCTTATTTTGAGAAAAATGGTTATAAAGTAAAAATCTATCCAACTGCATTGAAAAATATTGGCTTTAGTTCTGATACACCAGAAAATAGGGCAAAAGATGTTAATGATTCCTTTTCTAATCCAGATGTAAAAATGATACTATGCACTATAGGAGGAAATTCTTCTCATCAAATTCTAGATATTTAG
- a CDS encoding LD-carboxypeptidase, producing MHYRRKFFSSNSRYLDFDLIRKNPKIFCGYSDITTLHFALYTKCNFITFYGPTAIAEFGEKINFEKYTEEYFFKAVASNLPIGKVSPSEKWTDCRKANWLKKEDLRLKREYKKNKGYEWLRKGKAEGKIIGGCITSMMHTKGTEYWPDFSEKILLLETPEGESFFKGEPLSNIDGFLADLRLLGILKKIKGLIFGRGFGYSDDEIEKLKEIILFNTRGFDFPILYGLDIGHTDPKITIPLGVSVTLDSEKNIFSIDESGVN from the coding sequence ATGCACTATAGGAGGAAATTCTTCTCATCAAATTCTAGATATTTAGATTTTGATTTAATAAGAAAAAATCCTAAAATATTTTGTGGTTATTCAGATATAACAACTTTGCATTTTGCATTATATACAAAATGTAATTTTATAACTTTCTATGGTCCAACGGCAATTGCTGAATTTGGAGAAAAAATTAATTTCGAAAAGTATACTGAAGAGTATTTTTTTAAAGCAGTTGCTTCTAATTTACCTATCGGCAAGGTTTCACCATCAGAAAAATGGACTGATTGCAGAAAAGCAAATTGGCTAAAAAAAGAGGATTTACGATTAAAAAGAGAATATAAGAAAAATAAAGGTTATGAGTGGTTAAGAAAAGGAAAAGCTGAAGGAAAAATTATTGGCGGTTGTATTACTTCAATGATGCATACAAAGGGAACTGAATATTGGCCTGACTTTTCAGAAAAAATTCTTCTTTTAGAAACACCTGAAGGAGAATCTTTTTTTAAAGGAGAGCCCTTATCAAACATAGATGGTTTTTTAGCAGATTTAAGGCTACTAGGTATACTTAAAAAAATAAAAGGTCTTATTTTTGGTAGAGGATTTGGGTATTCTGATGACGAGATAGAAAAATTAAAAGAAATAATACTCTTTAACACACGAGGGTTTGACTTTCCAATTTTATACGGATTAGATATAGGTCATACTGATCCAAAAATAACTATTCCTTTAGGAGTAAGCGTTACTTTAGATTCTGAAAAAAACATTTTTTCAATAGATGAATCTGGAGTAAATTGA
- a CDS encoding Type 1 glutamine amidotransferase-like domain-containing protein, translating into MELILSGGGKGEQIKEINSLFFKSVGNGRIIFIPHSREKEEFQSSLNWMIENLFSPFNHSNFEMWTTLNDKSIKDLNNVRGIVIGGGNTFRLLKELKDSNFIEILRKFIKEGKVVYGISAGAIILTKSIITARPLDKNKFKLVDLEGMNLLNERGVFCHYEEKYDKEILKIIEETDMEIIGLPEGTGIYLKNSSNKIIGINSAYFFSKSGNKKELKIGKIYKYFF; encoded by the coding sequence ATGGAATTGATACTATCTGGAGGAGGGAAAGGGGAACAAATAAAAGAGATAAACTCGTTATTTTTTAAGAGTGTAGGAAATGGAAGAATAATTTTTATTCCTCATTCAAGGGAAAAAGAAGAATTTCAATCTTCTTTAAATTGGATGATTGAAAATTTATTTTCACCTTTCAACCATAGTAATTTTGAAATGTGGACGACTCTAAATGATAAGTCAATTAAGGATTTAAACAATGTTAGAGGAATCGTTATCGGTGGAGGAAACACTTTTAGGTTATTAAAAGAATTGAAAGATTCTAATTTTATTGAAATATTGAGAAAATTTATCAAAGAAGGTAAAGTAGTTTATGGGATAAGTGCCGGAGCGATAATATTAACAAAAAGCATTATTACTGCCAGACCCCTAGATAAAAATAAATTTAAATTAGTTGATTTAGAAGGGATGAATTTATTGAACGAAAGAGGCGTATTTTGTCACTATGAAGAAAAATATGATAAAGAGATATTAAAGATTATTGAAGAAACCGATATGGAAATTATTGGTCTTCCAGAAGGAACGGGAATATATTTAAAAAATTCTTCCAATAAAATAATTGGAATCAATTCCGCTTATTTTTTTTCCAAAAGTGGAAATAAAAAAGAGTTAAAAATTGGAAAAATATATAAGTATTTTTTCTAG
- a CDS encoding alanine--tRNA ligase-related protein translates to MDKKIKELKEVEVEYLDYFSKLGFCTEKSENLLPENKSAAVLFMICGGIKYDNVFRGNEESNMQQLARIQNCLRTDNDYRVGYSPRHLTNFKMLEVFSFNNTNFSKITDYMIDYLITTGVPPNEIFLNVPDNKKEISENAKRYSSLGIEIRRLDPTKLSWRIKDGPLEGQRMEIGHIPTEWELWNIAYIDPQNRKLVDSGMALERLVAVINGYNSVFEIEKLKKITEKIISNFPYLQKEDAQYVGDHILTLNEASNQGIFPSAKGPGNKIRYLTKKVLARIRASESQTDGLLDLLNPIFEEEIKRIEETYKKCEKEFKDYLQNYCREYFNLENYLNQLKKGTKSGYFDSPKLLNEEYIKIAIEQNKKIILPSVSKKELGQKYDLPLGLIERLKK, encoded by the coding sequence ATGGATAAAAAAATTAAAGAATTAAAAGAAGTAGAAGTAGAATACTTGGATTATTTTTCTAAACTAGGTTTTTGCACTGAAAAATCAGAAAACCTGCTCCCCGAAAATAAAAGTGCGGCCGTGTTATTTATGATTTGTGGGGGAATTAAATATGATAATGTATTTAGGGGAAATGAAGAGTCCAATATGCAACAGTTAGCAAGAATACAAAATTGTCTAAGAACGGATAACGATTATAGAGTTGGATATTCCCCTAGACATTTAACAAACTTTAAGATGCTAGAAGTTTTTTCTTTTAACAATACAAATTTTTCAAAGATCACAGATTATATGATTGACTATTTGATTACGACTGGGGTTCCGCCTAATGAAATTTTTTTAAATGTTCCAGATAACAAAAAAGAGATTTCAGAAAATGCCAAAAGATATTCTTCGTTAGGAATAGAAATTAGAAGACTTGATCCAACAAAATTGTCTTGGAGGATTAAGGATGGCCCTTTAGAGGGGCAGCGAATGGAAATTGGACATATTCCCACAGAATGGGAGTTGTGGAATATAGCGTACATTGATCCTCAAAATAGAAAATTAGTTGATTCTGGAATGGCCTTAGAAAGATTAGTTGCAGTAATCAATGGTTATAATTCTGTTTTTGAAATTGAAAAATTAAAAAAAATAACTGAAAAAATAATTTCAAATTTCCCATATCTTCAGAAAGAGGATGCACAATATGTGGGAGACCATATTCTAACATTAAATGAAGCATCCAATCAAGGAATTTTTCCTTCAGCAAAAGGACCAGGGAACAAAATCAGATATTTAACCAAAAAGGTTTTAGCGAGAATTAGAGCATCAGAAAGTCAAACTGATGGGCTTTTAGATTTATTAAATCCCATATTTGAGGAAGAAATAAAAAGAATAGAAGAAACATATAAAAAATGTGAGAAAGAGTTTAAAGATTATCTTCAAAATTACTGCAGAGAATACTTTAATTTAGAGAATTACCTCAATCAACTAAAAAAAGGTACAAAATCAGGATACTTTGATAGTCCAAAACTATTAAATGAAGAATATATTAAGATAGCTATAGAACAAAATAAAAAAATTATTTTGCCTAGTGTTTCTAAAAAAGAATTAGGCCAAAAGTATGATTTGCCTTTAGGGTTAATAGAAAGATTAAAAAAATAG
- a CDS encoding radical SAM protein, whose protein sequence is MGIPRLRYQNEMWDVNLPSILAYTFKKEDIDLFIRGNSIPLDFDTNLTERCNANCKYCATQGGKLDVRFNYDNSLPKLTDEHISEIIKQLNLLGTKTFFLCSNGEPLLNPKRFLDILDKAGDKEINIITYTNGITLNKNILKELYKRKVNLVIKLESLNPRKNDEIIFGKNEPKNKSYNYYSFNNQKVPRGIIEAFEVYGSDSNCLGIETIILKDNIDEIIDIRNWVYDLGSSQFLKHLYPLGYVKISREEVMPDNKKEKDLVQKIIAFDSKYGFIYPSFQTPDHYSYDSRRFMNNCVNIYGFPFRMFAHEFGGIYQSSQIVTKNFGFGTERIISLFDSKGNINMKEYFNKIEEQIKNE, encoded by the coding sequence ATGGGTATTCCAAGATTAAGATATCAGAATGAAATGTGGGATGTGAATCTACCCTCAATTTTGGCATATACTTTTAAAAAAGAAGATATAGATCTTTTTATTAGAGGCAACTCAATACCCTTAGATTTTGATACTAATTTAACTGAGAGGTGTAACGCTAATTGTAAATATTGTGCAACACAGGGAGGAAAATTGGATGTGAGATTTAATTACGATAATAGTTTACCTAAATTAACAGATGAGCATATTTCAGAGATAATTAAACAATTAAATTTGCTTGGAACAAAGACTTTCTTTTTGTGTAGCAATGGAGAACCCTTACTAAACCCAAAGAGATTTCTAGATATTTTAGATAAAGCGGGCGATAAAGAGATAAATATTATAACATATACCAATGGAATAACATTAAATAAAAATATTTTAAAGGAATTATATAAAAGAAAAGTCAATTTAGTAATAAAATTAGAGTCTTTAAATCCAAGAAAAAACGACGAGATTATCTTTGGCAAGAATGAACCAAAAAACAAGTCTTACAATTATTATAGTTTTAATAATCAAAAAGTACCTCGGGGGATCATTGAAGCATTTGAAGTTTATGGAAGTGACTCTAATTGTTTAGGTATCGAAACAATTATCTTAAAAGACAATATTGATGAAATAATAGACATCCGAAATTGGGTTTATGATTTGGGAAGCAGTCAATTCTTAAAGCATTTATATCCCCTAGGATATGTAAAAATTAGTAGGGAAGAAGTTATGCCAGATAATAAAAAAGAAAAAGATTTAGTACAAAAAATAATCGCTTTCGATTCTAAGTATGGTTTTATCTATCCTTCATTTCAAACGCCCGACCACTATTCTTATGATTCAAGAAGATTTATGAATAATTGTGTGAATATTTATGGTTTTCCTTTTAGAATGTTTGCTCATGAATTTGGAGGAATCTATCAGTCTTCTCAAATAGTTACAAAGAACTTTGGATTTGGAACAGAAAGAATTATCTCTCTTTTTGACTCTAAAGGTAATATTAATATGAAAGAATATTTTAATAAAATTGAAGAACAAATCAAAAATGAATAA
- a CDS encoding aldo/keto reductase, whose amino-acid sequence MKNKSKMNNLSRITFGTWGLPEWKDYSQDYCKELFDFAYRNGIKSFDTALVYGGGRMEHFLSYLPKECFIATKIPAKNKSKEIIDAYDSLWIKKCIDQSRKRLKRDSLDLVQLHNWDYNWNNYQTLIDLMVNLKDTGLVKNWGISLPFESPNNHSEILDEPVINFFQVHYNILQQQNKDIIKNLKQKNKKVLLRSVLLHGFLMGSINPPFCKKYNLEKQNLKKERDRLFLGLNKREILKYCLNNAFLVGADSIVLGITKKEHITSLEEYL is encoded by the coding sequence TTGAAGAACAAATCAAAAATGAATAATCTTTCAAGAATTACATTTGGAACATGGGGATTGCCAGAATGGAAGGATTATTCACAAGATTATTGTAAAGAACTATTTGATTTTGCTTATAGAAATGGAATAAAGAGTTTTGATACAGCATTAGTCTATGGTGGTGGAAGGATGGAACATTTTCTATCTTATCTTCCAAAAGAGTGTTTTATTGCAACCAAAATTCCTGCAAAAAATAAATCAAAAGAAATAATTGATGCCTATGATTCGTTATGGATTAAAAAATGTATAGATCAATCAAGAAAAAGATTGAAAAGAGATTCTTTAGATTTAGTTCAGCTTCATAATTGGGATTATAATTGGAATAATTATCAAACATTAATTGATTTAATGGTAAATTTAAAAGACACTGGATTAGTAAAAAACTGGGGGATCTCCTTACCATTTGAATCTCCGAATAATCACAGCGAAATATTGGACGAACCTGTAATAAACTTTTTTCAAGTACATTATAATATCTTACAACAACAAAATAAAGATATTATTAAAAATTTAAAACAAAAAAACAAAAAAGTTCTTCTGCGATCTGTTTTATTGCACGGATTTTTGATGGGTTCAATCAATCCTCCTTTTTGTAAAAAGTATAATTTAGAAAAACAAAATTTAAAGAAAGAAAGGGATAGGTTATTTTTAGGTTTAAATAAAAGAGAAATACTAAAATATTGTTTAAATAACGCTTTTTTAGTAGGGGCAGATTCTATCGTTTTAGGCATAACTAAGAAAGAGCATATAACAAGTTTGGAAGAATATTTATAA
- a CDS encoding DNA-directed RNA polymerase subunit RpoH/Rpb5 C-terminal domain-containing protein, whose product MHILQPKHTKMSKKEVEELLKKYNISLSQLPKIKKEDPALPENCEVGDVIKIERKSGDKNTIYYRVVI is encoded by the coding sequence ATGCACATCCTCCAACCTAAACATACAAAAATGAGCAAAAAAGAAGTAGAAGAATTATTAAAAAAATATAATATTTCTTTGTCACAATTACCAAAAATAAAAAAAGAAGATCCAGCTTTACCAGAAAATTGCGAAGTAGGTGATGTAATAAAAATAGAAAGAAAATCCGGAGATAAAAATACTATTTATTATAGAGTTGTTATTTAA